The nucleotide sequence AACATGAGCACAGCACCCCCCAAGCTTGCAGGTCAGTGACCTGCCCTATGAGAGCGTGTTTCAAAGGTTCAGGTTTTGAACCGAGCAGCTCTATACTCACTTAGCAGGTTCACTGCTTAGGAACCTTGGTCACACCAGCAGGTGAGCAACCATTGGCCAATGATGTTGGTAGAAGTTTTACTCTTCCAGTGTGGACATTCTCCACTGAAATCCTCTTTCTGGTCCTTTCTCTGTTTTCCATTCACCCTCTGCGGGGACTCAGTTATGTTGTGCGACAGAgttctgctgtgcagcagtggaaagaagcagcagtcCACAGCATCCCCTTGGCTAAGGGCAGTGtaggagcagagtcctgcaatGAAGAAGGGAGCACCTGGACTCTTGGAGGTGGAAGCTGGTAGCTCATAGGCTTCACCAAGAATGGCCTGAAGTGGCTGCTTCTCCAGCAACTTGCAGATCTGAAGGCTTTCTGCTGTGATCCCTTCAGAGTGCCCTAGTGAACAGCCACCGTCACAGGCAGTGAACGTGGGGAAAAGTCCTCTAGAAACTGAGTCTGCTGAGTGGACTCTGGTGCCAGTTTCAGACACACACTGGCCTCTGTCATGCTGTTGTtgttggcagagctgctgttgcgACCCGGCTCTTTGGCAGGGCGGATGGCCACTAAGAACTGGCGCTTGAAGGTCTCGCTGAGGGCAATGTAGAGGAAGGGGTTGAGGCAACTGTTGGCATAGCCCAAGCTAATGGCAAAGTTGTAGGCATAGAAGAAGGCCATGGATGGTGTGTCAATGCCAAGGTGGACCAGCTGGAGGATGTAGAAGGGAGCCCAGCAAATGAAAAAGGCAGAGCAGATGGCAACTGCCATGCGGGTGACTTTCTTTGTACGGACCTGGAGGCTCCTCTGGGGCAGTGGGACCACAGTGGTGGCCATGTGCTGCAGAATCTTGAAGTAGACCACACAGATCACAATCAGTGGCACAGCAAATGCCAGCATGAACTGGTAGAGGGTGAACCAGTAGATATCAGTCTCTGGGTTGGGAAGCAAGAGAGCACAGCG is from Dryobates pubescens isolate bDryPub1 chromosome 20, bDryPub1.pri, whole genome shotgun sequence and encodes:
- the LOC104298026 gene encoding melanin-concentrating hormone receptor 1, which gives rise to MAPANSSRNFSAPEARNGTAVAEKPAPYTNVIMPSLFSIICFLGIVGNLIVIYTIVKKKKLRCKHTVPDIFIFNLSIVDLLFLLGMPFLIHQLLGNGSWYFGAPLCTIITALDTNSQITSTNILTVMTLDRYLATVYPLKSTYVRTPCVAALVICLVWLLSFLTIIPVWMYAGLMPLEDGTVRCALLLPNPETDIYWFTLYQFMLAFAVPLIVICVVYFKILQHMATTVVPLPQRSLQVRTKKVTRMAVAICSAFFICWAPFYILQLVHLGIDTPSMAFFYAYNFAISLGYANSCLNPFLYIALSETFKRQFLVAIRPAKEPGRNSSSANNNSMTEASVCLKLAPESTQQTQFLEDFSPRSLPVTVAVH